CGGAACAAATTCTTTAGCTTGGATATTGACGATACCCTGGTCTTTCTTCTCTGTATGACCATTGGCGAAATTCAGACTGATTTGTGGATAAGTACTTCCTGACTTAATCGTCTTCTTCGTGCCGTTCTTGTCGTAATAATAAACTTCGTCTATTTGGACAGTACAAGCATCGGAAGCATAGAATTGGATCGTCTTGTTATCCACTTTCTCATTTCTCATGATATGGAAGGTAGGGGTAACCAGGAGATAACTATGCTTATCGGCATTGATAACGGTTTCTTCGCCTTCTGTCCATTTCATCACGTCGTATTGGATATCCGCCTGGGTTCCATAGACGATTTCAGTACTGCTGCCACGATTGGTAATGTTGGCATTGACGGTATAGATATGGTTGCGTTTCAACTCTGTTTCGTTGATGTCACGTACAGGTATGCTATAGAAGTTGTCTGTGGTTTCGCCAACGGTTCCTTCTCCTTCAGCATCTTCTGAAATCTTGGTCAGCGGTACTTTCACAATCAACTTAGGCATCTGCTCCGTATTGTCCCATTGGGTAGCATAGCTGTAGGTGGTAATGGTAAAGTTTCCGTTTTCCCCCATAGCACTTTCGTAAGCTCCACTCATATTGCCCAAAGTCTTGGCAGAGTTCTCGCCGAAGAATGTGGTAGCAGTATTGTAGTTCTGGAAATTCCAACTTGGATTGCCAACAGTGTATCCAGGCACATTGATGTTGAGCTTTACCAGGATTTTAGCTGCTGCACGGCAGAGACTGGTTTGAATGGTCTGGCGGGCAGCTGTTGTTACGAGATAATCGGTCGTGCTGCTCATCAGGAAGTTCTTGCCAGGATTGGTATTCGTCTGGTATGGTTTCCAGATGTCTGCATCCGTCTGGGTCTTTCCTGCTAATTCGCTCAGAACATTGATGCCTTGCAGTGATTCCTTGGCATTGGCAATGGTAACAACCTGGTAAGTTTCATTTTCTACCAGCTGGTTCTTGTCTTTCCAGTTGCCCTGGTCCAAAGTAGCAGTAGTACCTTGAGTCATGCTTGGCAATGTCTTGCTCAACTTGAGCGTTGCATCGGCTTTACCAAAGATTTTCACATCGAGCTTATCCAACTTAGCCTCGTTGAGGCTCATGTCGGATGCAACTCTTGTCTTGGCATCAGTCACCTGTGGATAAATGCTGAGGCTCTCTTCCATTCCGATCGTATCGTTGAAGGCATCTTCCCCAGCGCACCCGGATAAGAGTACGCCCATGATGAAGGTCAGCATTGCTTTCCAGGTTCTGTTATATTGATAATTGATCTTCATGATGGTGTCATTTTAAATGTTACTTCACTTGAACAAAACTGATTTCCGTAGAGGTTCCTGGCAATTTTTCTTCGCCTTCACCCACGTTGATGAGTGCTTTGTTGCTTGGAACGATCGTCAAGAAGATATTTGCATGATAGTTGTGTGGATTTGCCATATCAAGAATCTTCTTAGGCACTACATAGAAGCTGATGGTTTCCTTGTTGCCGTTGCCTTCCAGGGTATTCTTGATTTCTCCACTTTCGTCTCCCGCTATCACAAATCCGAAGACTGGATTGTTGCTCTGGAGAATCCATTTCCTGCCACCTGTA
This is a stretch of genomic DNA from Segatella hominis. It encodes these proteins:
- a CDS encoding DUF1566 domain-containing protein, with product MKINYQYNRTWKAMLTFIMGVLLSGCAGEDAFNDTIGMEESLSIYPQVTDAKTRVASDMSLNEAKLDKLDVKIFGKADATLKLSKTLPSMTQGTTATLDQGNWKDKNQLVENETYQVVTIANAKESLQGINVLSELAGKTQTDADIWKPYQTNTNPGKNFLMSSTTDYLVTTAARQTIQTSLCRAAAKILVKLNINVPGYTVGNPSWNFQNYNTATTFFGENSAKTLGNMSGAYESAMGENGNFTITTYSYATQWDNTEQMPKLIVKVPLTKISEDAEGEGTVGETTDNFYSIPVRDINETELKRNHIYTVNANITNRGSSTEIVYGTQADIQYDVMKWTEGEETVINADKHSYLLVTPTFHIMRNEKVDNKTIQFYASDACTVQIDEVYYYDKNGTKKTIKSGSTYPQISLNFANGHTEKKDQGIVNIQAKEFVPLTVKYIKFTISCGEGENKKTEQVTIKQYPLEYIQAIAGWYSTKSLDGWIDWQEHQKAHKTSKISSDNNFKAKVYTYGKIQEGWGWWSDIIEGTYIWEYQDEYKENAYQATLNKARKDQSNNNMYVVQITHTNGNYTIGHVNNINPTTKLSSEDVVSPAFALASQLGTVTVFSKGVNASKHCDDYVEVGTDGTRYDNWRLPTESEIKVIVNYQYKSGQDVVTEVLRGYSYWSLSGKLVTANSKGSDEEGFVRCVRDLTPEEVTALENKKE